A part of Ammoniphilus sp. CFH 90114 genomic DNA contains:
- a CDS encoding IclR family transcriptional regulator, with product MNQSVIKALSLLDLFSPDKTELSLAEIAKLSELTKPTAYRLLSSLETCGFVSKVKYSEQDIRYRLGLKLLELGNMVLEQSELRKVALPFMKQLAESMDEAVHLVVVDGEEAVYIEKVDSKQPIRLFTSVGKRSPLHLGSASKLLLAYMNNPQKEQLIENMEFVSMTPNSITSAERLKEELDKILQNGYSISDGEQTLETIGLSLPIKDHTGAVVASLTISGMKSRFNKERMPILLEETEKAADLISRDLGYIKGR from the coding sequence ATGAACCAAAGTGTAATTAAAGCTTTAAGCTTACTTGATTTATTTTCACCGGATAAAACTGAACTATCCCTCGCTGAGATCGCGAAGCTCTCTGAATTGACAAAACCGACTGCCTATCGCTTACTAAGTTCTTTGGAGACATGTGGTTTCGTTTCCAAGGTGAAGTATTCAGAACAGGACATAAGGTACCGTCTCGGTCTGAAGTTGCTTGAACTAGGGAATATGGTCTTAGAGCAATCCGAGTTGCGGAAAGTAGCTTTACCATTTATGAAGCAATTAGCAGAATCTATGGATGAGGCTGTTCACTTAGTCGTAGTTGATGGAGAAGAAGCAGTTTACATTGAGAAGGTTGATAGTAAGCAGCCCATTCGATTATTTACCAGTGTAGGAAAAAGATCACCGCTCCACCTCGGTTCTGCTTCGAAGCTATTATTGGCCTATATGAACAATCCACAGAAGGAACAACTTATTGAAAATATGGAGTTCGTTTCCATGACGCCAAATAGCATTACTTCAGCAGAGCGATTGAAGGAAGAGTTAGACAAGATTCTTCAAAATGGCTATTCCATTAGTGATGGTGAGCAGACCCTAGAGACGATAGGATTATCTCTCCCGATTAAGGATCATACCGGAGCTGTCGTTGCTTCACTCACGATTAGCGGAATGAAATCTCGCTTTAATAAGGAGCGTATGCCTATTTTGCTAGAGGAAACGGAGAAAGCTGCAGATCTCATATCAAGAGATTTAGGCTATATAAAAGGAAGGTAA
- a CDS encoding FixH family protein has product MYKLLLSSLFVFTLLVGCNQAPPEPEIPQPITVEFQVQPEPVKAGEITTIQVFVKQGEEWVDDAQEVEFEIWKDGQEKHDMVQAQYQGDGLYSFQERFHEPGTYYVMYHVTARDMHEMKAMEVVVTGEEKPEQQAQQQAEDHHHDHGVNIHFIGDKEAKANQPQTFLAHIQKDGTPLDGAVVRFEYWQVNDSKHIYADAMEQKPGEYAAEVILPISGEYRVVTHVEKEELHEHKENSLLLN; this is encoded by the coding sequence ATGTACAAGCTATTATTATCGAGTCTATTCGTATTTACGTTATTAGTAGGTTGTAACCAAGCTCCACCTGAACCGGAAATTCCTCAACCCATCACGGTCGAGTTCCAAGTACAACCGGAACCTGTAAAGGCAGGGGAGATTACCACGATACAAGTATTCGTTAAGCAAGGCGAAGAATGGGTGGATGATGCCCAAGAGGTGGAATTTGAGATTTGGAAGGACGGTCAGGAAAAGCATGATATGGTTCAGGCCCAATATCAGGGCGATGGGCTTTACTCTTTCCAAGAAAGATTTCATGAACCCGGCACTTATTATGTAATGTATCATGTAACGGCAAGAGATATGCACGAGATGAAGGCGATGGAAGTGGTGGTAACGGGAGAAGAGAAGCCAGAGCAGCAAGCTCAACAGCAAGCTGAAGATCATCACCATGATCATGGGGTAAACATTCACTTTATAGGTGATAAGGAGGCCAAAGCTAATCAGCCACAAACTTTTCTAGCTCACATTCAGAAGGACGGGACTCCGTTGGATGGAGCTGTAGTGCGGTTTGAATACTGGCAGGTCAATGATTCTAAGCACATCTACGCCGATGCGATGGAGCAAAAGCCAGGAGAGTATGCGGCCGAGGTTATCCTTCCGATAAGCGGGGAGTATCGAGTAGTAACTCATGTGGAAAAAGAGGAATTACATGAGCACAAGGAGAATAGCCTGCTCTTAAATTAG
- a CDS encoding universal stress protein: MYKILLATDGSEHANRAVEQTLFLAGSIPQSEVTLIHVSSKIPPREKLFESNFNVLSILEDQAHDALKQTEKQFQEQGIDYRLEVAWGDPASEIVNQAKREGSQVIIIGSRGLGRLSEVIMGSVSQRVLHEAHCPVMIVK; this comes from the coding sequence GTGTATAAGATCTTACTCGCAACGGATGGTTCTGAACATGCTAATCGGGCAGTAGAACAGACCTTGTTTCTCGCAGGGAGTATTCCTCAATCAGAAGTGACTTTAATCCATGTAAGCTCGAAGATCCCTCCACGGGAGAAATTATTTGAATCGAATTTTAATGTGCTAAGTATTCTTGAAGATCAGGCGCATGATGCGCTAAAGCAGACAGAGAAACAATTCCAAGAGCAAGGGATTGATTATCGCTTGGAAGTTGCATGGGGAGATCCTGCTTCAGAAATCGTGAACCAAGCTAAACGGGAAGGCTCTCAAGTCATTATTATCGGAAGCAGAGGTTTAGGAAGATTGTCTGAAGTCATCATGGGGAGTGTAAGTCAGAGAGTACTACACGAAGCTCATTGTCCCGTCATGATTGTAAAATAA
- a CDS encoding LD-carboxypeptidase codes for MIIKPKAIQPGDTIGVIAPSSPVPQEKMKKSLSIFKEFGYQLKLGQTLGQEYGYLAGSDPVRAHDINQMFADPEVDAIMCLRGGYGTPRILEMLDYDLIKRNPKPFIGYSDITALHTAIHRHTGLVTFHGPMIAELADEPDSRTWPTLFHHLSQPDLAMRYPTDMFQYTINEGTAEGRLVGGNLCLLVATLGTAFEVDTKDKIFFIEDIGEEPYSIDRMLTQLRLAGKLQQAKGLLFTDFSEAEPKQYDPSLSLEQVLHDIIKPLGIPSYYGLKSGHCQPNLTLPIGVRARMNATEGWVEFLEGGVV; via the coding sequence ATAATCATTAAGCCAAAGGCAATTCAACCTGGGGACACGATTGGAGTGATTGCTCCTTCGAGCCCGGTTCCCCAGGAGAAAATGAAGAAGTCCTTAAGCATCTTCAAGGAATTCGGTTATCAGCTAAAGCTTGGTCAGACACTTGGACAGGAGTATGGATACCTAGCTGGCAGTGATCCAGTACGAGCCCATGATATCAACCAGATGTTTGCAGATCCTGAAGTGGATGCTATTATGTGCTTGCGTGGAGGATACGGAACGCCTAGAATCTTAGAGATGCTTGACTATGATTTAATTAAGCGAAATCCAAAACCTTTCATCGGCTATAGTGACATTACAGCCTTACATACAGCGATTCATCGCCACACGGGTTTGGTTACCTTTCATGGACCGATGATTGCAGAGCTCGCTGATGAACCCGATTCTCGGACGTGGCCTACTCTTTTCCATCACTTGTCGCAACCCGATCTTGCGATGAGATATCCAACAGACATGTTCCAGTATACGATCAACGAAGGAACAGCAGAGGGGAGACTTGTAGGAGGGAATCTCTGTCTTCTAGTTGCTACGTTAGGTACAGCGTTTGAAGTGGATACGAAAGATAAGATCTTCTTTATTGAAGATATTGGAGAAGAACCTTATTCCATAGACCGGATGTTAACCCAGCTTAGATTAGCAGGAAAACTGCAACAGGCAAAGGGACTTTTGTTTACGGATTTTAGCGAGGCGGAACCGAAGCAGTATGATCCATCTCTGTCCTTAGAACAAGTGCTTCATGATATCATCAAGCCTCTTGGAATTCCTTCGTACTATGGATTGAAGTCTGGTCATTGCCAGCCCAATCTAACTTTGCCTATCGGTGTCCGAGCTCGAATGAACGCGACAGAAGGATGGGTGGAATTCCTAGAAGGAGGTGTGGTTTAA
- a CDS encoding leucyl aminopeptidase: protein MNVKISTEQISSIATDCLIVTYCEGQDNVKGYTKVVDEALEHRISQLIAEKEIKGKFGEVTLLHNWGKIPARRTLVLGLGKEEKLTVQKVRDAMGIAARHAKAKGLKNITFGVSHYYVEKNLWNPVDIIQGVVEGVNLGTYQFNGYKQREEREQKMEDLVLVVDRELRQEAIQAGIERAEAASLATNLARDLVNEPGNKVTPAVLAERAKRVAHQRNLDITILHKNDLEELGMGALLGVGQASANEPKMIVMKYMGAADNKEIIGLVGKGITFDTGGIQVKPDEGMGEMKTDMAGAAAVIAAMDAIGTLRPHVNIIAVVPTCENMISGNNLKPGDVITSFSGKTIEIIHTDAEGRLILADGVAYAKHLGATKLVDVATLTGAVITALGYEATGLITNHESWANDVKEAARIAGEKVWQLPNFEEYQEYIESDIADIKNDAGRPAGCIQGAIFIGAFAGDTPWVHLDIAGTATTKKDKGHHPAGATGVAVRTLLQLAIRYHAN, encoded by the coding sequence ATGAACGTCAAAATATCAACCGAACAGATTTCTTCTATAGCTACGGATTGTTTAATTGTCACCTATTGTGAAGGACAAGATAATGTTAAAGGTTATACGAAAGTTGTAGATGAAGCTCTTGAGCATCGAATCTCCCAGTTGATTGCTGAAAAAGAGATTAAGGGCAAGTTCGGGGAAGTGACGCTCCTACATAATTGGGGAAAGATCCCGGCTAGAAGAACCCTTGTTTTGGGGCTCGGTAAAGAAGAAAAGCTTACGGTACAAAAAGTGCGTGACGCAATGGGGATCGCGGCAAGGCATGCCAAAGCAAAGGGTTTAAAGAATATTACTTTTGGTGTTTCTCATTATTATGTAGAGAAGAACCTCTGGAATCCTGTAGATATTATTCAAGGGGTAGTGGAAGGGGTTAACCTCGGAACGTATCAATTTAATGGTTATAAGCAAAGAGAAGAACGTGAGCAGAAAATGGAGGATTTGGTACTTGTCGTAGACCGCGAGCTCAGACAGGAAGCGATCCAAGCGGGGATTGAGCGAGCAGAAGCAGCTTCTCTTGCAACGAATTTAGCCCGTGATCTCGTGAACGAACCAGGAAACAAAGTAACACCAGCGGTTTTAGCGGAGCGGGCCAAGCGGGTTGCCCATCAGCGGAATTTAGATATTACCATTTTACATAAGAATGACTTGGAAGAGCTAGGGATGGGCGCACTGCTTGGTGTTGGACAAGCTAGTGCAAATGAACCGAAGATGATTGTAATGAAGTATATGGGTGCAGCCGATAACAAGGAGATCATTGGACTAGTAGGGAAGGGTATTACCTTTGATACCGGTGGAATTCAGGTTAAGCCTGACGAAGGTATGGGTGAAATGAAGACAGACATGGCTGGTGCCGCAGCTGTGATTGCAGCAATGGATGCGATTGGGACACTTCGTCCCCACGTGAATATCATTGCCGTAGTACCTACTTGTGAGAACATGATATCAGGAAATAATCTCAAGCCTGGAGATGTGATTACCTCTTTCAGCGGAAAGACCATAGAGATTATCCATACCGATGCAGAGGGACGTTTAATTCTAGCTGATGGTGTGGCTTATGCTAAGCATCTAGGAGCAACTAAGCTCGTTGATGTAGCGACTTTAACAGGAGCTGTGATTACAGCATTGGGATATGAGGCAACCGGATTAATTACCAATCATGAGAGCTGGGCCAATGATGTAAAAGAAGCAGCAAGGATTGCAGGGGAAAAGGTCTGGCAGTTGCCAAACTTTGAAGAATATCAAGAGTATATTGAAAGTGATATTGCTGACATCAAGAATGATGCAGGAAGACCTGCCGGATGTATTCAGGGAGCCATCTTTATCGGGGCTTTTGCTGGTGACACGCCATGGGTGCATTTGGATATTGCAGGAACGGCAACGACGAAGAAGGATAAAGGACATCATCCAGCAGGTGCGACTGGAGTTGCGGTACGAACCTTGCTCCAATTAGCTATTCGATATCACGCAAACTAG
- the ytzI gene encoding YtzI protein produces MSISIVMVLVILMCIGMIGLAVWYINSGYSYKHTIDQTPEEKSQQEEQK; encoded by the coding sequence ATGTCTATATCTATAGTAATGGTATTAGTTATCTTAATGTGTATCGGGATGATTGGACTTGCGGTATGGTATATCAATAGTGGATATTCCTATAAGCATACGATTGATCAGACACCAGAAGAAAAGAGTCAGCAGGAGGAACAAAAATAA
- a CDS encoding cation diffusion facilitator family transporter produces MHHHDHHHDHHHGHGHCHHHHEISREGNKKGLTIALVITTSIMLLEFFGGLITNSLALLSDSGHMLSDASSLALSLFAIWFASRPASPNKTYGYYRFEILAALFNGVTLFIIAGFIVWEAYHRFLEPPVVASGAMMAIAAVGLLANLLSAWALMRKGDVKNNVNLRSAYLHVLGDALGSVGAILAGFVMYFFSWYLADPIISVIVSILILRSAWGVIKHTIHILMEGTPITVDQAEVKEALESIEGVLDVHDLHIWTITSGLDSLSCHLLIEDDKDSQEILQQAINKIEERFKIMHTTIQVEKSQLQHAEMQV; encoded by the coding sequence ATGCATCACCATGACCACCATCACGATCACCATCATGGGCATGGCCATTGTCATCACCATCATGAGATATCACGTGAAGGAAATAAAAAGGGACTTACTATTGCTTTAGTAATAACGACAAGTATTATGTTATTGGAGTTCTTCGGTGGACTTATTACCAATAGTCTGGCCCTATTATCTGATTCCGGACATATGCTTAGTGATGCAAGTTCCTTGGCCTTAAGTTTATTTGCGATATGGTTCGCGTCGAGGCCAGCGTCACCGAACAAAACGTATGGTTATTATCGATTTGAGATTTTAGCGGCCTTATTTAATGGAGTTACCCTTTTTATAATAGCTGGTTTTATCGTATGGGAAGCTTATCATCGTTTCCTTGAGCCTCCAGTCGTAGCGAGTGGGGCGATGATGGCTATCGCAGCGGTAGGATTATTAGCAAATTTACTTAGTGCATGGGCCCTTATGCGTAAGGGGGATGTAAAGAACAATGTGAATCTGCGTAGTGCTTATCTTCACGTATTAGGGGATGCTCTTGGTTCGGTCGGGGCCATTTTAGCTGGTTTTGTTATGTATTTCTTCAGCTGGTACTTGGCAGATCCCATAATTAGCGTTATTGTTTCTATATTAATCTTGCGAAGTGCATGGGGAGTCATCAAGCATACGATTCATATCCTTATGGAAGGTACACCTATCACGGTCGACCAGGCAGAGGTGAAGGAAGCGTTGGAATCCATCGAAGGTGTTTTGGATGTACATGATCTTCACATCTGGACCATTACATCAGGATTAGATTCGTTGAGCTGCCACTTGTTGATTGAAGACGACAAGGATAGTCAGGAGATCTTACAGCAGGCGATTAATAAGATCGAAGAGAGATTTAAAATAATGCACACGACAATCCAAGTGGAGAAATCACAGCTACAACATGCAGAGATGCAAGTGTAA
- a CDS encoding metalloregulator ArsR/SmtB family transcription factor has protein sequence MEKAQHDFLTQETIDKVALTFKALSDPTRIKILHLLSQEECSVGHITEVLNMTQSGVSHQLSFLRNLRLVKYRREGQTFYYSIDDEHVITILKQMVHHIMHE, from the coding sequence ATGGAGAAAGCACAGCATGATTTTCTAACACAAGAAACGATAGATAAGGTAGCACTTACTTTCAAGGCCCTTTCTGATCCTACACGCATAAAGATATTACATCTTCTGTCGCAAGAAGAGTGTTCCGTAGGACACATTACAGAGGTATTAAACATGACCCAATCAGGAGTTTCTCATCAGCTCTCTTTTCTTAGAAATTTGCGTTTGGTCAAATATAGGAGAGAGGGACAGACATTTTATTATTCCATTGATGATGAACATGTCATTACGATACTGAAGCAAATGGTTCATCACATTATGCATGAATAG
- a CDS encoding glutaredoxin family protein: MEVIVYSSTGCIKCLEVKEQLREWRIPFEERNVSDNEQYFKELQERRIFGTPATFINGRVVLGFQPKKLQERLGLTEESIG, translated from the coding sequence ATGGAGGTTATTGTTTATTCCAGCACTGGATGTATAAAGTGTCTGGAGGTTAAGGAGCAGCTTAGAGAATGGAGGATCCCCTTTGAAGAGAGAAACGTCTCGGATAATGAGCAGTATTTTAAGGAGCTGCAAGAGCGACGTATTTTTGGAACACCTGCAACCTTTATTAATGGTAGAGTAGTATTAGGGTTCCAGCCGAAAAAACTGCAAGAGCGTCTTGGGTTAACGGAAGAAAGCATAGGCTGA
- the glpK gene encoding glycerol kinase GlpK: MERKYILSLDQGTTSSRAILFDYSGAVIGIAQKEFTQIYPKPGWVEHNAEEIWESQLAVLKKVLIENHILPDQIAGIGITNQRETTVVWDKKTGKPIYNAIVWQSRQSIDICNQLKDQGYDPLIREKTGLLVDAYFSGTKVKWILDHVSGARELAEKGELLFGTIDTWLIWKLTDGAVHVTDYSNASRTLLFNIHTLEWDEELLKLLDVPKAMLPQVRPSSEIYGQTAKTLFHTTIPIAGIAGDQQSALFGQACFREGMAKNTYGTGCFMLMNTGEKAVRSKNGLLTTIAWGVGGKVEYALEGSIFVAGAAVQWLRDGLKLIEKAADSEKYALAVESTDGVYFVPAFVGLGAPYWDMEARGAVFGLTRGTSQDHFIRAALESLAYQTRDVLEAMEADAGIKLEKLAVDGGAVQNNFLMQFQADILGTKVERPRVSETTALGAAYLAGLAVGYWKSQEDIEQNKVIERTFPPAMGEEQRDQLYEGWKRAVQATMGYRTK, encoded by the coding sequence ATGGAACGAAAATATATTTTGTCTTTAGATCAAGGAACAACAAGCTCAAGAGCCATACTTTTTGATTACTCAGGTGCGGTGATAGGAATAGCTCAGAAGGAGTTTACTCAGATTTACCCTAAGCCAGGTTGGGTAGAACATAATGCGGAGGAAATCTGGGAGTCTCAGTTAGCGGTCTTAAAGAAAGTGTTGATTGAAAATCATATCCTTCCTGATCAAATTGCAGGGATAGGAATTACGAACCAGCGCGAAACCACGGTAGTATGGGATAAAAAAACAGGCAAGCCTATCTATAACGCCATTGTCTGGCAAAGTCGCCAGTCGATAGATATATGCAATCAGCTAAAGGATCAAGGTTATGATCCCCTTATCCGTGAAAAGACCGGTCTTCTTGTTGATGCGTATTTTTCCGGCACGAAAGTGAAGTGGATTCTAGATCATGTATCAGGAGCGAGGGAGTTAGCGGAAAAAGGAGAGTTATTATTCGGAACCATTGATACTTGGTTAATCTGGAAGCTGACAGATGGAGCTGTTCATGTCACGGACTATTCAAATGCCTCTAGAACTCTGCTTTTTAATATTCATACGTTAGAGTGGGATGAGGAGCTCTTGAAGCTGTTGGATGTTCCTAAGGCTATGCTCCCTCAGGTTCGCCCGTCCAGTGAAATTTATGGGCAGACGGCAAAAACCTTGTTCCACACGACCATACCTATTGCGGGAATAGCAGGAGATCAACAGTCTGCTCTGTTCGGGCAAGCTTGCTTTCGTGAGGGAATGGCGAAGAATACCTATGGGACCGGTTGTTTCATGCTGATGAATACAGGAGAGAAGGCCGTTCGTTCAAAGAATGGACTCCTTACCACAATTGCTTGGGGAGTAGGGGGGAAAGTAGAGTATGCTCTTGAGGGGAGCATCTTCGTGGCAGGCGCTGCTGTTCAGTGGCTTCGTGACGGACTAAAACTGATTGAGAAGGCGGCAGACTCGGAAAAGTATGCTCTTGCCGTGGAGAGTACGGATGGTGTCTATTTTGTCCCTGCTTTTGTTGGGTTAGGTGCTCCTTATTGGGACATGGAAGCAAGAGGGGCCGTCTTCGGCTTAACGAGAGGAACGAGCCAAGATCACTTTATAAGAGCGGCGTTGGAATCTTTGGCTTATCAGACGAGGGACGTTCTAGAAGCAATGGAGGCGGATGCGGGCATCAAGTTAGAGAAGCTTGCGGTTGATGGAGGAGCGGTTCAAAATAACTTTCTCATGCAATTCCAAGCAGATATCTTGGGGACTAAAGTAGAGCGTCCAAGGGTGAGTGAAACGACGGCGCTTGGAGCTGCATACTTAGCAGGCCTAGCTGTAGGCTACTGGAAAAGTCAAGAGGACATCGAGCAGAACAAGGTGATCGAGAGGACCTTCCCACCAGCTATGGGTGAGGAACAGCGAGATCAGCTTTATGAGGGATGGAAACGTGCCGTTCAAGCTACCATGGGATATCGGACTAAATAA